In the Streptomyces sp. f51 genome, one interval contains:
- a CDS encoding ROK family transcriptional regulator: MAGRNGRTVRDLRRGNRTAVLQRLYFDGPMSRYELGPATGLSSGSISNVVAELVADGLVEEAGSVDSDGGRPRTLLRVVPGSGHMIGVDVGETRVRVELFDLTLTELARVERPLEHPGYETDRPLRRQEYDVDVIVGHIRDGIAEVLAEADIAPAQLLGVGIGVPGIVARTPEQGAVVHGQTIGWDAVPLESLLRSACELPDTVPYFADNGARTLGQAEMWFGAGRGARNAVVVLFGSGVGACLVTEDVENGRSVEWGHLTVRVRGRRCRCGALGCLEAYAGAEALLDRWREEGGRPPEGTDEETALTAMLAAAYPPEGTEPDPIALAVLEETAEYLGAGLSDLINLFQPERILIGGWAGLQLGSRFLPAVRRYASSYALRYPAQHVTVDLGRLGPDAVTVGAAILPLADFFARGGRRAEPAPTGPSPAWRTALEERAPH; this comes from the coding sequence ATGGCGGGGCGGAACGGTCGGACAGTGCGTGACCTGCGGCGGGGCAACCGGACCGCCGTACTACAACGGTTGTATTTCGACGGGCCGATGAGCCGCTACGAACTCGGTCCCGCGACCGGGCTGAGTTCCGGATCCATCAGCAACGTGGTCGCCGAACTCGTCGCCGACGGTCTGGTCGAGGAGGCCGGAAGCGTCGACTCCGACGGCGGCCGCCCCCGCACCCTGCTGCGTGTCGTGCCCGGCAGCGGCCACATGATCGGCGTCGATGTCGGCGAAACCCGCGTCCGTGTCGAGCTGTTCGACCTGACCCTCACCGAACTCGCCCGTGTCGAGCGGCCGTTGGAGCACCCGGGGTACGAGACCGACCGGCCGCTGCGGCGTCAGGAGTACGACGTCGACGTCATCGTCGGCCATATCCGCGACGGCATCGCCGAGGTCCTCGCCGAGGCGGACATCGCCCCCGCACAGCTCCTCGGTGTCGGCATCGGAGTGCCCGGCATCGTCGCCCGCACGCCCGAGCAGGGCGCGGTCGTGCACGGCCAGACCATCGGCTGGGACGCCGTCCCGCTGGAGTCCCTGCTCCGCTCCGCCTGCGAACTCCCCGACACCGTCCCGTACTTCGCGGACAACGGCGCCCGCACCCTCGGCCAGGCCGAGATGTGGTTCGGCGCCGGACGCGGCGCCCGCAACGCGGTGGTCGTGCTCTTCGGCTCCGGCGTCGGCGCCTGCCTCGTCACCGAGGACGTCGAGAACGGCCGGTCCGTCGAATGGGGGCACCTGACCGTACGCGTCAGGGGCCGCCGCTGCCGCTGCGGCGCCCTCGGCTGCCTGGAGGCGTACGCGGGGGCCGAGGCACTGCTGGACCGCTGGCGCGAGGAGGGCGGACGGCCCCCGGAGGGCACCGACGAGGAGACCGCGCTCACCGCGATGCTCGCCGCCGCCTACCCGCCCGAGGGAACCGAGCCGGACCCGATCGCGCTCGCCGTCCTGGAGGAGACCGCGGAGTACCTGGGCGCGGGCCTTTCCGACCTGATCAACCTCTTCCAGCCCGAACGCATCCTCATCGGCGGCTGGGCCGGACTCCAGCTCGGCTCCCGCTTCCTGCCCGCGGTCCGCCGGTACGCCTCCTCGTACGCCCTGCGCTACCCGGCCCAGCACGTCACGGTGGACCTCGGCCGGCTCGGCCCCGACGCCGTCACGGTCGGTGCCGCGATCCTGCCGCTGGCCGACTTCTTCGCCCGCGGCGGCCGGCGGGCGGAACCCGCGCCGACGGGACCTTCCCCCGCCTGGCGCACGGCCCTGGAGGAACGGGCGCCGCACTGA
- a CDS encoding alpha/beta hydrolase, with protein sequence MPYFASPVDGAQLHFVDHGPADGPVAVFVNSAYFGTEMWEYQMLPLAEAGHRCVGFDRRGHGRSDDVWGGFDLDSLADDVDGLLRHLDLREVTLIGHSVGTAELVRCLTRHGAGRVARIALVAGLAPGPARTVNHPGGVDPALVEEGNRRFRQDRAAFFADGADAFFARGLPGNDLSEAYVRSMVDRCHGATARAGAALGDLVVTLDVAPELALIDLPALVVHGTHDASAPLDLTGRRAADLLPDSTLKVYENAGHGLFATHREQLTADLRDFMANDGRSRRSGPDAAQPKAFTPVSSADNSHSRAACSGSVA encoded by the coding sequence ATGCCGTACTTCGCGAGCCCCGTCGACGGCGCCCAGCTGCACTTCGTCGACCACGGCCCCGCCGACGGCCCGGTGGCCGTCTTCGTCAACAGCGCCTACTTCGGGACGGAGATGTGGGAGTACCAGATGCTGCCGCTCGCCGAAGCCGGTCACCGCTGTGTCGGGTTCGACCGGCGCGGGCACGGCCGGTCCGACGACGTCTGGGGAGGGTTCGACCTCGACAGCCTCGCCGACGACGTCGACGGACTGCTCCGGCACCTCGATCTGCGGGAGGTCACCCTGATCGGACACTCCGTGGGCACCGCCGAGCTGGTCCGCTGCCTGACCCGGCACGGGGCCGGGCGGGTGGCGAGGATCGCGCTCGTCGCCGGTCTGGCGCCGGGCCCCGCGCGGACCGTGAACCATCCGGGCGGCGTCGACCCGGCGCTCGTCGAGGAGGGCAACCGGCGGTTCCGCCAGGACCGGGCCGCGTTCTTCGCGGACGGCGCCGACGCGTTCTTCGCCCGCGGCCTGCCAGGCAACGACCTCTCCGAGGCGTACGTACGCTCCATGGTCGACCGCTGCCACGGCGCGACCGCGCGGGCCGGAGCCGCCCTCGGCGACCTCGTCGTCACCCTGGACGTCGCCCCCGAACTGGCCCTGATCGACCTGCCCGCCCTGGTCGTCCACGGCACCCACGACGCCTCGGCGCCCCTGGACCTGACCGGCCGCCGGGCCGCGGACCTGCTGCCCGACAGCACGCTCAAGGTCTACGAGAACGCCGGGCACGGCCTGTTCGCCACCCACCGCGAACAACTCACCGCGGATCTGCGGGATTTCATGGCGAACGACGGTCGTTCCCGGCGCTCGGGCCCGGACGCGGCTCAGCCGAAGGCGTTCACGCCGGTCAGCTCGGCCGACAACTCCCACAGCCGCGCGGCCTGTTCGGGATCGGTCGCATAG
- a CDS encoding SDR family NAD(P)-dependent oxidoreductase → MSTAQHRIGSGFGARSTADDVLEGVDLSGKLAIVTGGYSGLGLETTRALAKAGARVVVPARRPATAREALAGIDGAETDELDLADLDSVRAFAERFLASGRVVDIVIDSAGVMACPETRVGPGWEAQFATNHLGHFALVNRLWPAIAPGGARVVSVSSAGHHNSGIRWDDVHWRTGYDKWEAYGQAKTANVLFAVELDRRGRDFGVRAFSLHPGGILTPLQRHLPRAEMVERGWIDEDGTPLNPEGFKTPEQGAATQVWAATSPRLAGLGGVYCEDCDIAEPAPADGTRTGVSAYATDPEQAARLWELSAELTGVNAFG, encoded by the coding sequence ATGAGCACTGCACAGCACAGGATCGGTTCGGGATTCGGCGCCCGGAGCACCGCGGACGACGTCCTGGAGGGCGTCGACCTCTCCGGGAAGCTCGCGATCGTCACGGGCGGCTACTCGGGGCTCGGCCTGGAGACGACCCGGGCCCTGGCCAAGGCGGGTGCCCGGGTCGTGGTCCCCGCGCGGCGCCCGGCGACCGCGCGCGAGGCGCTGGCCGGCATCGACGGCGCCGAGACCGACGAACTCGATCTCGCCGACCTGGACAGCGTGCGCGCCTTCGCCGAGCGGTTCCTCGCCTCGGGCCGTGTCGTCGACATCGTCATCGACAGCGCGGGCGTCATGGCCTGCCCGGAGACGCGGGTCGGCCCGGGCTGGGAGGCGCAGTTCGCGACCAATCACCTCGGCCACTTCGCGCTGGTCAACCGGCTCTGGCCGGCGATCGCCCCGGGCGGCGCGCGGGTCGTGTCCGTGTCATCCGCCGGCCACCACAACTCCGGCATCCGCTGGGACGACGTGCACTGGCGGACCGGTTACGACAAGTGGGAGGCCTACGGGCAGGCGAAGACGGCGAACGTGCTCTTCGCCGTGGAACTCGACCGGCGGGGACGGGACTTCGGCGTACGGGCCTTCTCGCTGCACCCCGGCGGCATCCTCACCCCGCTCCAGCGGCACCTGCCCAGGGCGGAGATGGTCGAGCGCGGCTGGATCGACGAGGACGGCACCCCGCTGAACCCGGAGGGCTTCAAGACGCCCGAGCAGGGTGCGGCCACCCAGGTGTGGGCCGCGACCTCGCCCCGGCTCGCCGGCCTGGGCGGGGTGTACTGCGAGGACTGCGACATCGCCGAACCGGCTCCGGCGGACGGCACCCGGACCGGCGTGAGCGCCTATGCGACCGATCCCGAACAGGCCGCGCGGCTGTGGGAGTTGTCGGCCGAGCTGACCGGCGTGAACGCCTTCGGCTGA
- a CDS encoding PHP domain-containing protein has product MDPVEALDRIAFLLERSLAPTYRVRAFRTARTLLAGLSADEVRERAENGTLESLKGIGPKTAQVVREALAGEVPGYLEKVERESAGPLAEGGEGLRALLRGDCHLHSDWSDGGSPIEEMGRTAARLGHEWAVLTDHSPRLTVANGLSPERLREQLAVVAELNERWAPFRLLTGIECDILDDGSLDQEPELLEQLDVVVVSVHSKLRMESRPMTRRMIAAVRDPHADILGHCTGRLIEGRGRPESEFDADAVFAACAESGTAVEINSRPERLDPPRRLLRQAVDAGVLFSLDTDAHAPGQLDWQIHGCARAEECGVPPERVVTTWTLEQVLTWARTRERP; this is encoded by the coding sequence ATGGACCCCGTCGAGGCCCTGGACCGGATCGCGTTCCTGCTGGAGCGGAGCCTGGCGCCCACCTATCGCGTACGGGCCTTCAGGACCGCGCGGACCCTGCTCGCCGGGCTGTCCGCCGACGAGGTCCGTGAACGCGCCGAGAACGGCACGCTGGAGTCGCTCAAGGGCATCGGCCCGAAGACCGCGCAGGTGGTACGGGAGGCGCTGGCCGGCGAGGTGCCCGGCTACCTGGAGAAGGTGGAGCGCGAGTCCGCGGGGCCGCTCGCCGAGGGCGGTGAGGGACTGCGGGCGCTGCTGCGGGGGGACTGTCATCTGCACTCGGACTGGTCGGACGGCGGCAGCCCGATCGAGGAGATGGGGCGTACGGCGGCACGGCTGGGCCACGAGTGGGCGGTGCTCACCGACCACTCGCCCCGGCTGACCGTGGCGAACGGCCTGTCACCGGAACGGCTGCGCGAGCAGCTGGCGGTCGTCGCCGAGCTGAACGAACGCTGGGCCCCCTTCCGCCTGCTCACCGGCATCGAATGCGACATCCTCGACGACGGATCGCTCGACCAGGAGCCGGAGCTGCTGGAGCAGCTGGACGTGGTGGTCGTGTCGGTGCACTCCAAGCTCCGGATGGAGTCGCGGCCGATGACCCGGCGCATGATCGCCGCCGTCCGCGATCCGCACGCGGACATCCTCGGCCACTGCACCGGCCGGCTGATCGAAGGGCGCGGCCGGCCCGAGTCCGAGTTCGACGCGGACGCCGTCTTCGCGGCCTGCGCGGAGTCGGGTACGGCGGTCGAGATCAACAGCCGCCCGGAGCGCCTCGACCCGCCGCGCCGGCTGCTGCGCCAGGCGGTCGACGCGGGTGTTCTGTTCTCCCTCGACACCGACGCGCACGCGCCGGGACAGCTCGACTGGCAGATCCACGGGTGCGCGCGGGCCGAGGAGTGCGGGGTGCCGCCGGAGCGTGTGGTCACCACGTGGACCCTGGAGCAGGTGCTGACCTGGGCCCGGACCCGCGAGAGACCGTGA